Proteins encoded by one window of Enterococcus saccharolyticus subsp. saccharolyticus:
- a CDS encoding PTS fructose transporter subunit IIB, translating to MKIVGIAACTSGIAHTYIAKEKLIKAAQALGHEIHIETQGTIGTEDELTQADIEAADIVIIAADIKVGGKERFKGKKVVEVPTSLVIKAPKGLINKIEEQL from the coding sequence ATGAAAATTGTTGGCATTGCAGCGTGTACGTCGGGAATTGCTCATACGTATATTGCAAAAGAAAAATTAATCAAAGCCGCACAAGCACTCGGTCATGAAATTCATATTGAAACGCAAGGAACAATTGGAACAGAAGATGAGTTAACGCAAGCAGATATTGAAGCGGCAGATATTGTCATTATTGCTGCAGACATCAAGGTTGGTGGTAAAGAACGTTTCAAAGGAAAAAAAGTAGTGGAAGTTCCGACTAGTTTGGTTATTAAAGCACCTAAAGGATTAATCAATAAAATAGAAGAACAATTATAA
- a CDS encoding PTS sugar transporter subunit IIA — MDQHLTENFSIANVITEDLVNLELQATTKEDAIKELTALLYQHNLITDVAGFLEDVFNREKEGMTGLGQGIAIPHGKSDCVTKTSLVVGKTAQPVPWESLDDEPVSIIILFAVRNVEANTLHIKLLQKVAMLLADETFIEELHHATTKEKMIELLSKEPE, encoded by the coding sequence ATGGATCAACATTTAACAGAAAATTTCAGCATAGCTAATGTCATTACAGAAGATTTGGTGAATTTAGAGTTACAAGCAACAACGAAAGAAGACGCTATTAAAGAATTAACAGCACTTTTGTATCAACATAATTTAATTACAGATGTAGCAGGTTTTTTGGAAGATGTATTTAATCGTGAAAAGGAGGGAATGACTGGATTAGGACAGGGGATTGCAATCCCTCATGGCAAGTCCGATTGTGTAACCAAGACATCACTTGTAGTTGGTAAGACAGCACAACCAGTTCCGTGGGAATCTTTAGATGATGAACCCGTGAGCATTATTATTTTGTTTGCGGTACGTAATGTCGAAGCAAATACGTTACACATTAAATTATTACAAAAAGTGGCCATGTTGCTTGCAGATGAAACGTTTATTGAGGAATTGCATCACGCGACAACGAAAGAAAAAATGATTGAATTACTATCTAAAGAACCAGAATAG
- a CDS encoding BglG family transcription antiterminator yields the protein MQLSQRENHLLELLIKNDMTLTAQELASFAHVSTKTIYRTIKRINDESSSGDIIVSEVGRGFRLDYEKYLKESRKGNLERMDEALNRRNSIMLTLLFKSPYSVKISELFEPYFVTETVRIQDIKKMTFFLRKYQLELKKQKQRLSIVGTEKDIRKTVNYLIGQENLINETFLADAKNVNAYDIDYITSLLEFIEKRLRTTISYPYNINIFSHLYILLKRSREGTISKKIDSTLDRDEEKLITKYQPIYDVSTEVVQRMSGYLGCKLAEIESFFLFQYLISSRLENQDNIVMNEEDAVELTLFFMEEMRKLIGAEINIDEYQEDLISHITPLLYRLKNEIVIKNELLKDIQLEYQNMFQFVSQVSRKAEQKFHLSTISEDEIGFLVLYFVRYKEIQKRKKRILIMCSSGIGTSELLKVKVRKAFPDIEIVDVLSSKKFSKNLERYENIDLILTTIHLTSPTAIPTILVNSVFTKQDEARTKKLLGGIGNGSTFNRKFQHS from the coding sequence ATGCAGCTTAGCCAGAGAGAAAATCATTTGTTAGAACTATTGATAAAAAATGACATGACTCTAACAGCACAAGAGCTCGCCAGTTTTGCTCATGTCTCTACTAAAACAATTTACAGAACGATTAAAAGAATTAATGATGAGTCTTCTAGTGGAGATATTATCGTTTCTGAAGTCGGGAGGGGTTTTCGTTTAGACTATGAAAAGTACTTGAAGGAAAGTCGAAAAGGAAATTTAGAACGAATGGATGAAGCATTAAATCGACGCAATAGTATTATGTTAACGTTACTTTTTAAATCCCCGTATTCAGTAAAAATCAGTGAATTATTTGAACCTTATTTCGTGACCGAAACGGTTCGTATACAAGACATTAAAAAAATGACATTTTTCTTGAGAAAGTATCAGTTAGAACTAAAGAAACAGAAGCAACGTTTATCGATTGTAGGAACAGAAAAAGATATCCGAAAGACCGTCAATTATTTAATTGGGCAAGAGAATCTTATCAATGAAACATTTTTGGCAGATGCTAAAAATGTAAACGCTTATGATATTGATTATATCACTTCATTACTAGAATTTATCGAAAAAAGGTTACGAACCACAATTAGTTATCCTTATAATATCAATATTTTTTCACATCTTTATATTTTATTGAAACGAAGTCGTGAAGGAACGATTTCGAAAAAAATAGATAGCACTCTGGATCGAGATGAAGAAAAATTAATCACTAAATATCAACCGATTTATGATGTATCCACTGAAGTAGTTCAGCGGATGAGTGGTTATCTTGGTTGTAAATTAGCAGAAATTGAATCTTTTTTCTTATTTCAATATTTGATTTCTTCACGTTTAGAAAATCAAGACAATATTGTGATGAATGAAGAAGATGCCGTTGAATTGACTTTGTTTTTTATGGAAGAAATGAGAAAACTAATCGGAGCCGAAATTAATATTGACGAATATCAAGAAGATTTAATTAGTCATATTACCCCATTATTGTATCGCTTAAAAAATGAAATCGTTATCAAAAATGAACTGTTAAAAGATATTCAGTTAGAATATCAAAACATGTTTCAATTTGTTTCACAAGTGTCTAGAAAAGCAGAACAAAAGTTTCATTTATCAACGATTAGTGAGGATGAAATTGGCTTTTTAGTTTTATATTTCGTTCGTTATAAAGAAATACAAAAACGAAAAAAGCGCATATTGATTATGTGTAGCAGTGGTATCGGGACGTCAGAATTGTTAAAGGTAAAGGTTAGGAAAGCTTTTCCAGATATAGAAATTGTCGATGTCCTTTCTTCTAAAAAATTCAGTAAGAATTTAGAACGATATGAAAATATTGACCTAATCCTTACAACGATTCATCTTACATCTCCAACTGCGATACCCACCATTTTAGTCAATTCTGTTTTTACAAAACAAGATGAAGCACGAACAAAGAAACTTTTAGGAGGAATTGGGAATGGATCAACATTTAACAGAAAATTTCAGCATAGCTAA
- a CDS encoding DUF1831 domain-containing protein yields MAFQEIDTVLGAAVKYRLAPTAKRYTLRDNGFTETKGGNFQLIRPLEATPQSKEGFKLKITVDKDIKKIKMSVTTANGLKAVNIFKDSTNDLLQEKFYFLMDGFISRGLFEKV; encoded by the coding sequence ATGGCATTCCAAGAAATCGATACAGTGTTAGGTGCAGCAGTGAAGTATCGTTTAGCACCAACCGCTAAACGTTATACATTACGCGACAATGGCTTTACCGAAACAAAAGGCGGCAACTTCCAATTGATCCGTCCACTAGAAGCGACACCACAAAGTAAAGAAGGTTTTAAACTAAAAATCACTGTCGATAAAGACATCAAAAAAATCAAAATGTCCGTGACGACAGCGAATGGTTTAAAAGCTGTGAATATTTTCAAAGATTCAACCAATGATTTGTTACAAGAAAAATTTTATTTCTTAATGGACGGTTTTATCAGCCGTGGATTATTTGAAAAAGTATAA
- a CDS encoding cysteine desulfurase family protein, producing the protein MTYLDHAATTPVRPDVVEKMSEVMLEVVGNPSSIHQYGRRAHEYLENARQVIADSLGVTAHEIIFNSGGTEGDNTVLISTALGRQAEGKHIITTAIEHPAILRTAAYLETLGFDITYLPVDDNGQIQSADVEAALRPDTILVSIMFANNETGNVLPIQEIGELLIEHPAWFHTDAVQAYGKVPLSPKEWHIDLLTVSGHKINGPKGIGFLYKSDDVQLKPYLHGGEQEEKRRAGTENLAAICGMAQAITALTPEIQAEKQQTYAEFSTYVLEQLTNAGIAFHLNGDENQKLAHILNLRFQGVPSDLLLMHLDLNGFAVSTGSACTAGNVEPSHVLEAMYGKASPAIRESIRISFGYGNTQAEIAAFVSVLIATVQRLKRD; encoded by the coding sequence ATGACATATTTAGATCATGCGGCAACAACACCTGTACGGCCCGATGTTGTAGAAAAAATGAGTGAAGTGATGTTGGAAGTTGTAGGCAATCCTTCAAGTATTCACCAATATGGGCGACGTGCACACGAATATTTAGAAAATGCACGTCAAGTGATTGCGGATAGTTTAGGTGTGACCGCTCATGAAATTATTTTTAATAGTGGGGGCACAGAAGGCGATAATACTGTATTAATTAGCACGGCGCTTGGTCGTCAAGCTGAAGGTAAACACATTATTACGACAGCTATTGAACATCCAGCGATTTTACGCACAGCAGCATACTTAGAAACATTAGGTTTTGATATTACTTATTTACCTGTGGATGACAATGGACAAATCCAAAGCGCCGATGTGGAAGCAGCTTTGCGTCCGGATACCATTTTAGTGTCGATAATGTTTGCAAATAATGAAACAGGGAACGTACTACCTATACAAGAAATTGGCGAATTACTTATTGAACATCCTGCTTGGTTTCATACGGACGCAGTGCAAGCGTATGGAAAAGTGCCATTATCTCCAAAAGAATGGCATATTGATTTATTGACGGTTTCAGGTCATAAAATTAATGGTCCTAAAGGTATTGGTTTCTTGTATAAAAGTGATGACGTGCAATTAAAACCTTACCTTCACGGCGGAGAACAAGAAGAAAAACGTCGTGCAGGGACTGAAAATTTAGCAGCTATTTGTGGAATGGCGCAAGCAATTACAGCATTGACACCAGAGATACAAGCTGAAAAACAACAAACATATGCCGAATTTTCAACATATGTCCTAGAACAATTAACCAACGCTGGGATAGCTTTTCATTTGAATGGTGATGAAAACCAAAAATTAGCACATATTTTGAATCTACGTTTTCAAGGAGTTCCAAGTGATTTATTGTTAATGCATTTAGATTTAAATGGTTTTGCTGTCTCAACCGGTTCGGCATGTACGGCTGGCAATGTGGAACCTTCTCATGTGTTAGAGGCGATGTATGGCAAAGCTTCCCCAGCAATTCGAGAATCCATTCGTATTAGTTTTGGTTATGGCAATACTCAAGCAGAAATTGCGGCTTTTGTATCGGTATTAATCGCAACTGTGCAACGGTTGAAAAGAGACTAG
- a CDS encoding ribose-phosphate diphosphokinase: MVEKYHDESLKIFSLNGNVPLAEKIAEVFGCKLGKCDIKKFSDGEIAISIEESVRGAHIYIIQSTNQPVNDYYMELMIMIDAMKRASAKTINIVLPYYAYARQDRTAKPHEPITAKLIANMLVEAGATRVLTLDLHTVQVQGFFDIPVDNLFTSPLFAHYYMEKGFQGDDYVVVSPKNSGVQRSRSLAEYLNTTLAIVDQDDELENGGYVIGDVAGKTCIMVDDILNSGKTFAQAARLLKEAGASDIYACASHALLSPPAKETLDAAPIEDICVTDSCLTDEARHPEKLTYVTCSKLMGEAVKRIHENTPMSPLFKLDDENYL; this comes from the coding sequence ATGGTCGAAAAATATCACGATGAATCGTTGAAAATCTTTAGTTTGAATGGAAATGTTCCATTAGCAGAAAAAATTGCAGAAGTATTTGGTTGTAAATTAGGAAAATGCGACATCAAAAAATTCAGTGATGGCGAGATTGCTATCAGTATTGAAGAAAGTGTTCGTGGTGCGCATATTTACATCATCCAATCAACGAATCAGCCAGTAAATGATTACTATATGGAATTAATGATTATGATTGATGCGATGAAACGCGCTAGTGCGAAAACAATTAATATCGTCCTTCCTTATTATGCGTATGCTCGTCAAGACCGTACGGCAAAACCACATGAACCAATCACGGCGAAGTTAATTGCCAATATGTTAGTTGAAGCAGGTGCAACGCGTGTCTTAACACTTGATTTGCATACCGTTCAAGTTCAAGGATTCTTCGATATTCCTGTGGATAATTTATTTACAAGCCCATTATTTGCGCATTACTACATGGAAAAAGGCTTCCAAGGTGATGATTATGTGGTTGTTTCTCCGAAAAATAGTGGTGTTCAACGTTCAAGAAGTTTAGCTGAATATCTAAATACGACATTGGCAATTGTTGACCAAGACGATGAATTAGAAAATGGCGGCTATGTTATTGGTGATGTCGCTGGTAAAACATGTATCATGGTTGATGATATTTTAAATTCAGGTAAAACCTTTGCTCAAGCAGCTCGTTTATTAAAAGAAGCCGGTGCTAGTGATATTTATGCTTGTGCTTCTCATGCATTGCTTTCACCACCAGCCAAAGAAACATTAGACGCTGCGCCAATCGAAGATATTTGTGTGACTGACTCTTGTTTAACCGATGAAGCACGTCACCCAGAAAAATTAACGTATGTGACTTGTTCAAAATTAATGGGTGAAGCGGTGAAACGTATTCACGAAAATACACCAATGAGTCCTTTATTTAAATTAGACGACGAAAATTATTTATAA
- a CDS encoding C39 family peptidase, protein MKKDEWNGIAEERFKAYRQWTTPQGYLCGTHAAAVLLAYYQDYLDEDIIPTYIRQKNSRQSQALVKFLQLFIQRHGLPTIALQISHGLSTYFDYIDKKLRARMTMAGGWQRAVKRIDQGKPVIVGVLKVLGSTYGNHWVTAYAYMETSDGQRFFKVHDNWGNYNKVIPAKWVNGTISLP, encoded by the coding sequence ATGAAAAAAGATGAATGGAACGGCATTGCAGAAGAACGTTTTAAAGCATATCGTCAATGGACAACGCCTCAAGGTTATCTTTGTGGAACCCATGCGGCAGCAGTTTTGTTGGCATATTATCAAGATTATCTGGATGAAGACATTATCCCAACGTATATCCGTCAGAAGAACAGTCGTCAATCGCAAGCGTTGGTGAAGTTTTTACAATTATTTATTCAACGTCATGGCTTACCAACAATCGCCTTACAAATTTCACATGGATTATCGACGTATTTTGATTATATTGACAAAAAGCTACGGGCGCGAATGACCATGGCGGGAGGTTGGCAACGTGCGGTAAAACGAATTGACCAAGGCAAGCCGGTAATTGTCGGTGTGTTAAAAGTGTTAGGCAGCACATATGGCAATCACTGGGTGACAGCTTATGCGTATATGGAAACCAGCGATGGCCAACGTTTTTTTAAGGTTCATGACAATTGGGGAAACTACAACAAGGTTATTCCAGCTAAATGGGTCAATGGCACAATCTCACTTCCTTGA
- a CDS encoding M13 family metallopeptidase, which translates to MSDLKKQDFYEYVNGDWIKTAVIPADKPATGGFQDLVEVIDQLLMNELNQMSDGSLELPENRMQDAVKLYQLARDYDTRNQLGSTPIADLLARVSNLTSFEALNQQLGDWIKEGLPLPFHFFVMPDMKKATEHALYLNPTSLILPDKTYYEEGHPQTEKLLQVFFEMTVKLLQQFGKTLPEAETIAEQALAFDKALAPYVLSAEESADYTKAYNPKKVTEVAAYSQQIDFLKAIDELLSVTIDQVIVTEPIYFEAFDEIISDDHFPLMKSWMYVQTILTYTSYLSEELRQLGGTYRRFLSGVDEAMPQEKAAYYLTLGEFGQVIGLYYGQKYFGDKAKQDVQHMVQTMIGVYKERLATKEWLSEATREKAIVKLNNMGVHVGYPDKIPAVYDLFVTKTAEEGGTLVSNVRHFSRLARENRFSKVKQPVDRNEWSMAACTVNAYYSGMMNVIVFPAAILQKPFYSVEQSASANYGGIGAVIAHEISHAFDNNGAKFDEFGNLNNWWSDEDLAHFDQLAEAMIAEFDGLEIAGGKVNGKLTVSENIADAGGLSCALEAAKKESNVALDDFFTNWAKIWRTKAKEQYQQLLLSVDVHGPAKLRANIQLQNLADFHAFYGIEAGDAMYRAPEDRVQIW; encoded by the coding sequence ATGTCAGATTTGAAAAAACAAGATTTTTATGAGTATGTCAATGGTGACTGGATCAAAACAGCAGTCATTCCAGCCGACAAACCCGCAACAGGTGGTTTTCAAGATTTAGTAGAAGTAATTGACCAACTGTTAATGAATGAATTAAATCAAATGAGTGATGGTTCTTTAGAACTTCCTGAAAATCGCATGCAAGATGCCGTTAAACTGTATCAATTAGCACGTGATTACGACACTAGAAATCAATTGGGAAGCACACCTATTGCTGATTTATTAGCACGCGTCTCAAATTTGACCTCTTTTGAAGCATTAAACCAACAACTAGGTGATTGGATCAAAGAAGGTTTACCGTTACCGTTTCATTTTTTTGTCATGCCGGACATGAAAAAAGCGACCGAACATGCGCTTTACTTAAATCCAACCTCCTTAATTTTGCCAGATAAAACCTATTATGAAGAGGGACATCCCCAAACCGAAAAATTATTGCAAGTCTTCTTTGAAATGACAGTTAAACTATTACAACAATTTGGAAAAACACTTCCGGAAGCTGAAACAATTGCTGAACAAGCGCTAGCCTTCGACAAAGCATTGGCACCTTATGTTTTAAGCGCCGAAGAAAGTGCTGATTACACCAAAGCGTATAATCCTAAAAAAGTAACGGAAGTAGCAGCTTACTCTCAACAGATTGATTTTCTAAAAGCCATCGATGAGTTGCTTTCCGTCACTATCGATCAAGTCATCGTGACAGAACCAATTTATTTTGAAGCATTTGACGAAATCATTAGTGACGATCATTTTCCTTTAATGAAAAGTTGGATGTACGTCCAAACTATTTTGACCTATACAAGTTATTTAAGTGAAGAATTGCGCCAATTAGGTGGTACTTATCGTCGTTTTCTTTCTGGTGTTGATGAAGCAATGCCGCAAGAAAAAGCTGCTTATTATTTAACATTAGGTGAATTTGGACAAGTAATTGGCTTGTATTATGGCCAAAAATATTTTGGAGATAAAGCCAAACAAGATGTCCAACACATGGTACAGACGATGATTGGCGTTTATAAAGAACGTTTGGCAACCAAAGAATGGTTAAGTGAAGCAACGCGCGAAAAAGCGATTGTCAAATTAAACAATATGGGCGTACATGTCGGTTATCCTGATAAAATTCCAGCAGTTTATGATTTATTCGTAACTAAAACAGCAGAAGAAGGCGGTACACTTGTCAGCAATGTCCGTCACTTCTCACGTTTGGCACGTGAAAATCGTTTTAGTAAAGTCAAACAACCTGTCGATCGCAATGAATGGAGCATGGCTGCTTGTACTGTCAATGCTTATTACAGCGGCATGATGAATGTGATTGTTTTTCCTGCTGCTATTTTACAAAAACCATTTTATAGCGTGGAGCAATCAGCTAGTGCCAATTATGGTGGGATTGGGGCAGTGATTGCTCATGAAATTTCACATGCTTTCGACAATAATGGGGCGAAATTTGATGAATTTGGCAACCTAAATAACTGGTGGTCTGACGAAGACCTCGCACATTTTGATCAATTAGCTGAAGCGATGATTGCTGAATTTGATGGGTTAGAAATCGCGGGTGGAAAAGTAAATGGTAAATTGACCGTTTCTGAAAATATTGCTGATGCGGGCGGATTAAGTTGTGCATTAGAAGCCGCGAAAAAAGAAAGCAACGTCGCACTTGATGATTTCTTTACAAATTGGGCGAAAATTTGGCGCACCAAAGCAAAAGAGCAATACCAACAACTCTTGCTTTCTGTTGATGTACACGGTCCTGCTAAATTACGCGCAAACATCCAATTACAAAATTTAGCCGACTTTCATGCGTTTTATGGTATTGAAGCTGGTGATGCAATGTATCGTGCACCAGAAGATCGCGTGCAAATTTGGTAA
- a CDS encoding cysteine hydrolase family protein, with product MKALISIDYTNDFVATDGALTTGAAGQAIEETLVAQTQAFIEAGDFVVFAIDRHDKEDTFHPENRLFPPHNLAGTTGRQLYGSLAPVYEKHQAAKNVYWLDKRHYSAFSGTDLDIRLRERRITDIYLTGVCTDICVLHTAVDAYNLGYHIHIIEDAVASFDPQGHEWALRHFKGSLGATIE from the coding sequence ATGAAAGCATTGATTTCGATTGATTATACCAATGATTTTGTGGCAACAGACGGCGCGTTAACAACCGGCGCTGCGGGTCAAGCGATAGAAGAAACGCTTGTGGCACAAACCCAAGCATTTATTGAAGCAGGAGACTTTGTGGTCTTTGCGATTGATCGTCATGACAAAGAGGATACCTTTCATCCAGAAAATCGATTGTTTCCACCACATAATTTAGCTGGGACGACTGGTCGTCAATTGTATGGCAGCTTAGCTCCAGTTTATGAAAAGCATCAAGCTGCAAAAAATGTGTATTGGTTAGATAAGCGACATTATTCCGCATTTAGTGGAACGGATTTAGACATTCGTTTGCGTGAACGTCGCATTACAGATATTTATTTAACAGGTGTCTGTACCGATATTTGTGTCTTGCATACGGCTGTGGATGCGTATAATTTAGGTTATCACATTCATATTATTGAAGATGCGGTTGCTAGTTTTGATCCACAAGGTCATGAATGGGCATTGCGTCATTTTAAAGGGAGCTTAGGTGCGACCATCGAATAA
- a CDS encoding 5'-methylthioadenosine/adenosylhomocysteine nucleosidase produces MKIGIIGAMAQEVAVLKENLTELQTWEKAGAVFYAGTYAGHDVIVVQSGIGKVLSSLTTSLLIQQYEVDCVINTGSAGGIGAGLAVGDLVISEKLAYHDVDATGFGYAYGQVPGGMPLYYEADAHLMQAIEKAAEKTNHQVKKGLIVTGDSFIADPEKIQVILEHFPEALACEMEGAAIAQTAMQFDVPFLVIRAMSDTADHDATQSFDEFIEIAGKRSAEMVLAFVEALV; encoded by the coding sequence ATGAAAATTGGAATTATTGGTGCTATGGCACAAGAAGTCGCAGTATTGAAAGAGAACTTAACAGAATTGCAAACATGGGAAAAAGCAGGAGCCGTTTTTTATGCGGGCACTTATGCAGGACATGATGTGATTGTCGTGCAATCAGGGATTGGTAAAGTGTTGTCTTCTTTAACAACTAGTTTATTGATTCAACAATACGAGGTTGATTGTGTGATTAATACTGGTTCAGCAGGGGGTATCGGTGCGGGTTTAGCAGTCGGCGATTTAGTCATTTCAGAAAAATTAGCGTATCATGATGTGGACGCGACTGGTTTTGGTTATGCTTACGGACAAGTCCCTGGTGGTATGCCGTTATATTATGAAGCGGATGCTCACTTGATGCAAGCAATTGAAAAAGCCGCTGAAAAAACTAATCATCAAGTGAAAAAAGGCTTGATTGTTACGGGAGATTCGTTTATTGCAGACCCTGAAAAAATACAGGTTATTTTAGAGCATTTCCCAGAAGCATTAGCTTGTGAAATGGAAGGTGCAGCGATTGCACAAACAGCTATGCAATTTGACGTTCCGTTTTTAGTGATTCGCGCGATGAGTGATACAGCCGATCATGATGCAACGCAATCCTTTGATGAGTTTATTGAAATAGCAGGAAAACGTTCTGCAGAGATGGTTTTAGCATTTGTTGAAGCTTTAGTTTAG